One genomic segment of Bombina bombina isolate aBomBom1 chromosome 4, aBomBom1.pri, whole genome shotgun sequence includes these proteins:
- the POLR2H gene encoding DNA-directed RNA polymerases I, II, and III subunit RPABC3, with product MAGILFEDIFDVKDIDPEGRKFDRVSRLHCESESFKMDLILDVNIQIYPVDLGDKFRLVIASTLYEDGTLDDGEYNPTDDRPSRADQFEYVMYGKVYRIEGDETSTEAATRLSAYVSYGGLLMRLQGDANNLHGFEVDSRIYLLMKKLAF from the exons ATGGCTGGCATCCTGTTTGAGGATATATTTGACGTGAAGGATATTGATCCTGAAGGACGAAAATTTGATCGAG TTTCACGGCTACACTGTGAAAGTGAGTCTTTCAAAATGGATTTGATTCTTGATGTGAACATTCAGATATATCCTGTGGACCTTG GTGACAAGTTCCGTCTTGTCATTGCAAGCACACTATATGAGGACGGCACATTAGATGATGGAGAATACAACCCAACTGATGATCGTCCCTCAAG AGCAGATCAGTTTGAATATGTCATGTATGGGAAGGTCTATCGGATAGAAGGTGATGAGACCTCTACAGAAGCTGCTACCCgcct GTCTGCTTATGTTTCATATGGGGGTTTACTCATGAGGCTTCAAGGAGATGCTAACAACTTGCATGGGTTTGAGGTGGACTCTCGTATTTACCTTTTAATGAAGAAACTTGCTTTCTGA